A window of the Hordeum vulgare subsp. vulgare chromosome 5H, MorexV3_pseudomolecules_assembly, whole genome shotgun sequence genome harbors these coding sequences:
- the LOC123399277 gene encoding polyol transporter 5-like, producing MDKEPQRQDELQAPLLPGDGGKAAAAAGSAYALVCSLVASAISIIYGYNRGVMSGAQKFVQEDLGISDAQIEVLIGATSIYSLVGSLAAGWACDCAGRRRTMALSAAMFFAGSAITSVAGGYAALMAGQLVAGVACGFGLVVAPVYIAEMAPAASRGFLSSIPEIAGNSGILLSYIADFALAGFPKNVNWRLMIGVGAIPPLFLAVATLLAMPETPRWLVLHGHHEEARRVLARTTGDPALADRRLKEIVSSAQESSKQAVAGGRDDKAPSTSVWRDMLIRPTRSVRRVLLAILGLQFFQQASGVAALVLYAPRVFNHVGITSQRAVLGATILLGVVKTVSIVIPLFLADRLGRRPMLLTSAGGMAVSLLMLGLSLRASPMADAGASASAAWWAAATSVTAAAAFMATFSLGFGPVIWMYGSEILPLRLRAQGTGIGTAVNRVMSAVVGLTFISLYEAVGMAGSFYIFAGCAGASWVFVYVFLPETKGRSLEEMEALFDDSAKSPSLTAQ from the exons ATGGACAAGGAGCCACAGCGCCAAGACGAGCTCCAGGCGCCGCTGCTTCCCGGCGACGGCGGGAAGGCCGCCGCCGCGGCCGGCAGCGCTTACGCGCTCGTCTgctccctcgtcgcctccgcaatCTCCATCATCTACGGTTACA ATCGAGGTGTGATGAGCGGGGCGCAGAAGTTCGTGCAGGAGGATCTGGGGATCAGCGACGCGCAGATCGAGGTGCTCATCGGCGCCACCAGCATCTACTCCCTCGTCGGCTCGCTGGCCGCGGGTTGGGCGTGCGACTGCGCCGGGCGCCGCCGCACTATGGCGCTCTCCGCTGCCATGTTCTTCGCCGGCTCGGCGATCACCAGCGTGGCCGGAGGGTACGCGGCGCTGATGGCGGgacagctcgtcgccggcgtcgcttGTGGGTTCGGCCTCGTCGTTGCGCCCGTCTACATCGCCGAGATGGCGCCGGCGGCGTCCCGTGGATTCCTCTCCTCCATCCCCGAG ATCGCCGGCAACTCGGGGATCCTGCTCAGCTACATCGCCGACTTCGCCCTTGCCGGCTTTCCCAAGAACGTCAACTGGCGCCTAATGATCGGCGTCGGCGCCATCCCGCCGCTATTTCTCGCAGTCGCCACGCTCCTCGCCATGCCGGAGACCCCGCGCTGGCTCGTACTTCACGGCCACCACGAGGAAGCCCGCCGTGTCCTCGCTCGCACCACGGGCGACCCGGCCCTCGCCGACCGCCGCCTCAAGGAGATCGTTTCCTCCGCGCAGGAAAGCTCGAAGCAGGCCGTCGCCGGCGGCAGAGACGACAAGGCGCCGTCCACAAGCGTCTGGCGCGACATGCTGATCCGGCCGACGCGGTCCGTCCGTCGCGTGCTGCTCGCCATCCTCGGCCTCCAGTTCTTCCAGCAGGCGTCCGGCGTGGCGGCACTCGTCCTGTACGCGCCGCGGGTGTTCAACCACGTCGGAATAACCTCCCAGCGCGCGGTTCTCGGCGCCACGATCCTCCTCGGCGTCGTCAAGACCGTGTCCATAGTGATCCCGCTTTTCCTGGCCGACCGGCTCGGCCGGCGTCCCATGCTGCTCACCAGTGCGGGGGGCATGGCCGTGTCTCTGCTCATGCTAGGCCTGTCTCTTCGAGCGTCGCCTATGGCAGACGCGGGCGCGAGCGCGAGCGCCGCGTGGTGGGCCGCTGCGACGAGCGTGACGGCCGCCGCAGCGTTCATGGCGACCTTCTCGCTGGGGTTCGGGCCAGTAATTTGGATGTACGGGTCAGAGATCCTGCCGCTCCGGCTGCGAGCGCAGGGTACTGGCATCGGCACGGCGGTGAACCGGGTGATGAGTGCCGTGGTGGGGTTGACGTTCATATCGCTGTACGAGGCTGTGGGCATGGCCGGAAGCTTCTACATCTTCGCGGGGTGCGCAGGAGCGTCATGGGTTTTTGTCTACGTCTTCCTGCCGGAGACCAAGGGAAGGAGCCTCGAGGAGATGGAGGCGCTCTTCGACGATTCCGCCAAGTCGCCATCGCTGACGGCGCAGTGA